CGCAGGCGGCCAACCTGAGCCGCCGCGGAAAGGTCCCGAAGAACCTCGACATATTCTGAGAAGGATCCGGAATTGCCGTCGCCTTCGTACGAGGAGCAGTATGCCTTCCTTGAGAAGCGCATAGATGCACTCAAGACCAACAAGACCGGCGACGAGCGTCAGACCGAGGGTGAGGTCTTCGACCGCAAGACCCTCATGACGCTCTACGGTTTCATGAAAAAGGGGCTGATAGACCGCGTCATGTACCCCATCTCCACCGGGAAGGAGGGCAACGTGTTCTACGCCACCGACGAGGACGGCGACCCCGTGGCGCTCAAGATCTACCGCACCTCCACCTCCACCTTCAAGAGGGTGGCGAAGTACGTGGAGGGGGACCCGAGGTTCAAGGGCACCACAGGAAACAGGTGGAAGTTCATCTACGCATGGTGCTCGAAGGAGTTCCGCAACCTCGACAGGTACTACGAGGCGGGACTCCCCGTTCCGGAACCCATCGCGAACTACGAGAACTGCCTGCTGATGGAATACATCGGCGACGAGAACCGCGCCGCCCCCCAGCTCAAGGATGCGGAGATGGACGACCCCACGGACGTGTACGACGAGGTCATCAGCTTCATCATCGACGGATGGCAGGAAGCCCACCTCGTCCACGGGGATCTCAGCGAGTACAACATCCTCATGACCGACGAGGGTCCGATAGTCATCGACGTGGGCCAGGCCATGACCAGCGACTGGTACAACGCCCAGGAGCTGCTGGAGAGGGACATCAGGAACATCAACAGGTTCTTCAAGAACCGCGGCGCGGACATAATCGATCCCGCCACCATCAAGGAAGAGGCACTCTCCTCCCCCGACGAGGACGACGAGGATGAGGAAGAGGACGACGAAGAAGACTACGAGGAGGACGAAGAATGAAGTCCATTAGGATCCCCGAGGACCGTGTTGGTGCGCTCGTGGGAAAGGAGGGGGCATCCAAGAAGATGCTCGAGGAGCGCACCGGCATCAGGCTCGACATCACGAAGGACGGCGAGGTCACCTACGACGACGAGAGGGAGGGCGTGGACCCGCTCAATGCCCTGAAGCTCATGGACGTCATCAAGGCCGTCGCCAGGGGATTCAACCCCGACAAGGCGGCGAAGATCCTGGATGACGACGACATGTATCTGGAGACCATCGACATCAAAGAGGCGGTCGGGGACCGCCAGTCGCAGGTCCAGAGGGCAAGGGGACGCCTCATCGGGAAGGACGGGAAGACCCGCAAGATCATCGAGGACCTTGCCGACGTCTACATGTCCGTCTACGGGAACACCGTCTCCCTCATCGGCAACTCCATCAGCCTCCCGGTGGCCAAGACCGCCTGCGAGATGATCCTCAGGGGCAGCGAGCACTCCACCGTCTACCACTATCTCGAATCCCAGCGCCCCAAGCTCCGCATCGCGGAGATGGGCTTCGACCTGTGAGGCTTCTACATGGAAGACTGGGTGCTCGAACACCTCGAAAAAGCGCGTGAAATCGCCCATCTGGGTCTGTGCGATCACTGCCTCGGCAGGATGTTCGCCAAGTGCGGCGACAGGCTCACCGACCTGGAGCGCGGAAGGATGGTCCGCCAGGGTCTGAGGGAAGACGGCGACGGGGTCGAGCCCGAGGAGATCTGCCCGATCTGCGAGAACGTCTTCGACATGGTCCCCCGCTTCGCAGACGCGGTCGCCGAGAAGGTCAACGAGGTCGAGTCGCACAACTTCCTCGTGGGCTGCAGGATTGATGCCGCCCAGGCCAAAAACGAGAAGGAGCTCGTGGAGAAATACGGCCTCTGGGAGACCTTCGAACCCCTCAAGACCGAGCTCAACAGGGAGATTGGCAAGGCCTGTATCCACGACATCAACCGCCCGGTGGAGTTCAAGGAGCCCGAGCTCGTCGCGATCATCGACACCCGTTTCGCGGAGGTCACCCTCGACATCGCTCCCATGTTCATTGCCGGCCGCTACACCAAGCAGAGCCGCGAGATCCCGCAGACCAGGTGGCCCTGCAAGATATGCCACGGCAAAGGATGTGCCAGATGCCACGGTATGGGCAAGATGTACATGCAGTCCGTGCAGGAGATCATCGGCGACATAGCCATGGAGATGACCGGCGGAGACGCCAACGCCTTCCACGGGATGGGGAGGGAGGACATCGACGCCTGCATGCTCGGGGACGGGAGGCCTTTCGTTCTCGAGATCGACCACCCGAAGAGGAGGGACATCGATCTGGACGAGCTTGAGAGGAGGGCCAACGAATCCGTCCTCGCACAATACCACAGGCTCCGCTTCGTCCCCCGCAGCGCGGTGGCCGAATACAAGGAGAGCGACCCCGATAAGACGTATCGCGCGCACGTTATAGTCGAGGGCAACATTAATAAAGAGAAAGTGATTGGGGCGGTATCATCATTCGAGAACGTCCACCTCGCCCAGAGGACACCGGAGCGTGTCGAGCACCGCCGTGCCGACCTCGTGAGGGATAGGGTCATCTACTGGGTGAAGGCGGAGAACTTCGGTGAGAACTCGTTCGACCTGATACTGAAGACGCAATCCGGAACCTACGTGAAGGAATTCGTCTCCGGCGACGAGGGACGCACAACCCCGAACTTCTCCGAACGGCTGGGAGTGCCCTGCCGCGTCTATCTGTTGGACGTCTTGGAGATAGACTATCACGAACACACCGAGGACTGAGCAAAATGCAGAGATCCAGAGGATTCAGGACAAAAACCCGCCAGCTTCTCCAGAAGAAGCCCAGGGCAAGGGGCCTTTCGCCCATCACCAAGGGATTCCAGACTTTCGAGACCGGACAGAAGGTCAACATCGTCATCGACCCCTCCATCCACAAGGGAATGCCGCACTCCAGGTTCCACGGACTGACCGGCGTCGTCGTCGGACAGCGCGGAACCGCATACGAGGTCAGCGTTAAGGTCGGAGACAAGACCAAGATGGTCGTTTCCCGCCCCGAGCACCTCGTCAGGAACGCCGACTGAAACCGTTTAATCCCCTTAGGAAGCGATCACGATGGCAGAGGAACAGTACGTAACATTGGCTGAAGTCAGGGACATGCTTGTCGCGGAGAACGGAAAGAGAGAGGAACTCCTCCCTTCCCAGAAGAATGCGCTGTCTCAGGCCGAGAAGTACGCCCTGCCCGCCGATAAGGCGAAGGAGCTTGTCGCGCAGCTCTCCGAGCTCGACTTCGTTGAGAGCGATGTCGCCGTCAAGATCGCGGACATCCTTCCTAAGTTCCCCAGCGAAGTCCGCGCGGCATTCTACAAGAAGAGGATCACCCTCGACGCAGACATGATTCAAAAAGTACTTGACATCGTCAACCAATATCTCTGACGGGAGAGAGACAGATGGAAGAGTACGCATACGTTCTAGATTATCTGCCGAACGGCATCCCCGGAGGGAAGTACGACAAGGCAGAGCCCCTCGTCTACGCCCTCGGCGAGTCCGAGTTCAAGCTCTTCGAGCTCGTGGCCAAGCCCAACGTCTCCATCAACTTCGAAGACCGCGTCTACATCGGTAAGGACTCCGCGAAGAGGGATGTCATCGACCACGTCAAGAGGAGGGTCAACTCCGACGACATCTCGTCCACCGCCCACAACGAGCTCGAGTACGCCGTCAAGATGATCGTCGAGAACGACGTCCCCAAGTTCATCGCGTTCTTCAACAACGCCGGACCCATCACCCTCAAGAAGCACGCCCTGGAGGAACTCCCCGGACTCGGGAAGAAGAGCATGCTCGCCATCCTCGACGAGAGGAAGAAGGGCAACTTCAAGGACTTCGAGGATCTGGCAGCCAGGGTCCCCTCCGTCAAGCAGCCCGAGAAGCTCATCATCGCACGGATCGTCCTGGAGATCGAGGATCCCAACCGCAAGAGGTACATCTTCGCCAAGGACCGCGCCACCGAGAGACGCTACTGATGTGCCCGGGCGAGACTGGAAGACTCATCGCCGAGACCGGCGTCATACCCCGCAAGAGTAGGGGACAGAACTTTCTGACCGATGGCAGGATAGCCGACAGGCACGTCCAGTACGCCGATATCCAACCGGGAGACCGCGTCCTCGAGGTCGGTCCCGGACTGGGCATCCTCACGAAACGCCTCGTGGAGATCTCCGATTCCCTCACCTGCATCGAGATCGACACCGCCCTCGCCGATTACATAGAGGGCGAGCTGGGCGACAGGCTCACCCTCATCAGGGGAGACGCCACCAAGGTGGAGTTCCCGCCCTTCGACAGGTTCGTCAGCAACCTGCCGTACAGCGTCTCCACCCCGATCATATTCAAGCTCCTCGACCGCCCGTTCAAGAAGGCGGTGGTCATGGTACAGAAGGAGTTCGGCGACCGCATGGTGGCCGACGTCGGCAGTCCGGACTACTCCAGGCTCACCGTGAACCTGTTCTACCGTGCAGAGTGCCAGATACTCGAGAATGTGCCGAGGTCCCGTTTCAAGCCGGAGCCCAGGGTGGACTCCTGCCTCGTATCCATCACCCCCCGTCCCGCACCCTTCCCCGTGAAGGACGAGAAGACCTTCTTCGACATCGTGAAAGTGTGCTTCGACCACCGCCGCAAGAAGATCGGTACCTCCCTGAAGGCCGCACACCTGGTGGATTCCGCCGAGGGCATCCCTTACGC
This is a stretch of genomic DNA from Thermoplasmatales archaeon BRNA1. It encodes these proteins:
- a CDS encoding Serine/threonine protein kinase involved in cell cycle control; protein product: MPSPSYEEQYAFLEKRIDALKTNKTGDERQTEGEVFDRKTLMTLYGFMKKGLIDRVMYPISTGKEGNVFYATDEDGDPVALKIYRTSTSTFKRVAKYVEGDPRFKGTTGNRWKFIYAWCSKEFRNLDRYYEAGLPVPEPIANYENCLLMEYIGDENRAAPQLKDAEMDDPTDVYDEVISFIIDGWQEAHLVHGDLSEYNILMTDEGPIVIDVGQAMTSDWYNAQELLERDIRNINRFFKNRGADIIDPATIKEEALSSPDEDDEDEEEDDEEDYEEDEE
- a CDS encoding universal archaeal KH domain protein (arCOG04150) — its product is MKSIRIPEDRVGALVGKEGASKKMLEERTGIRLDITKDGEVTYDDEREGVDPLNALKLMDVIKAVARGFNPDKAAKILDDDDMYLETIDIKEAVGDRQSQVQRARGRLIGKDGKTRKIIEDLADVYMSVYGNTVSLIGNSISLPVAKTACEMILRGSEHSTVYHYLESQRPKLRIAEMGFDL
- a CDS encoding LSU ribosomal protein L21E → MQRSRGFRTKTRQLLQKKPRARGLSPITKGFQTFETGQKVNIVIDPSIHKGMPHSRFHGLTGVVVGQRGTAYEVSVKVGDKTKMVVSRPEHLVRNAD
- a CDS encoding putative RNA-binding protein: MEEYAYVLDYLPNGIPGGKYDKAEPLVYALGESEFKLFELVAKPNVSINFEDRVYIGKDSAKRDVIDHVKRRVNSDDISSTAHNELEYAVKMIVENDVPKFIAFFNNAGPITLKKHALEELPGLGKKSMLAILDERKKGNFKDFEDLAARVPSVKQPEKLIIARIVLEIEDPNRKRYIFAKDRATERRY
- a CDS encoding dimethyladenosine transferase, whose translation is MCPGETGRLIAETGVIPRKSRGQNFLTDGRIADRHVQYADIQPGDRVLEVGPGLGILTKRLVEISDSLTCIEIDTALADYIEGELGDRLTLIRGDATKVEFPPFDRFVSNLPYSVSTPIIFKLLDRPFKKAVVMVQKEFGDRMVADVGSPDYSRLTVNLFYRAECQILENVPRSRFKPEPRVDSCLVSITPRPAPFPVKDEKTFFDIVKVCFDHRRKKIGTSLKAAHLVDSAEGIPYADDRIEHLRPVEIAEIADAVWERRQN